DNA sequence from the Coffea arabica cultivar ET-39 chromosome 11c, Coffea Arabica ET-39 HiFi, whole genome shotgun sequence genome:
CATCATATCGAATTTAACAATCTGTGCGGTCAAATTCTAAGATCACTGGGTAACTTGTGGGGACTTGAGATTCCGCATTTGAACGGAAACAAATTCATTGGAAGGCTCCCGTCCTCAATGCAGCATCTGAGCAATTTGGTAATTTTTGATCTTGGTGACAATGAACTAAGGGATACCATACAAGCGCTAATTTCTTAAAATatacgtaaaaaaaaaaaacccgccAAATGAAACTCTGATTGTCAGGCACCTGACAAAGGATTGTTCAGAAGTTGtacttctttttcttgtttaatgTTAAATTACTAAGTTAAACTACCACCGCTTTCACTTTTTACAGCAATGAATAATTATCATGTTTTATGCTTTGTGTACGTATGAATGTATAATATTGTTCCAATTACGATCCCCTTACTCTTTCTAACCACATTCATcaatttgttattgatttgcagtGTTTCCCTATTCTGTTAGTCTTGTTAATAATATTATCAattgaatttaaatgggataaatTTAAAGGTCTTAAGAGCACAAAGTGTCTAAAAGTGAAATTTAATATGGTAAACCAAGTCAACCCAAGATTCATACCAGGCATTCATCAAATCCATGACTCCCTTAatcttttggatttttttttgtgaacttATGAACTTAATATTATCTGAATACTTTGATGTGGGTAGCCATTCAACCAAATAATATACAAATTTGTAACTCCAAATAAAATCAGTCTGTACATTTATTTTAGGTGACCTGGTTAGGGTATGCAAAGAAATTATTTTCTGCCACTACATCACATTCCTGCAAGGACAGTTGTAGAGATGGAAAAGATTTTAAACAAGGAACTTCTTAAGCTAAAGAAATGATTGCCAACATaaatcaattaaagaaggaaaCTGATAGTGATTTAATGGTGCTTTGGAAATAAGTTAAATGCTAAATTGCACGAATGGTTATTGTATGTATTCATATATCATTAGACTGCAATTGCTTTGCAGCTGTTTAGACGTTGGCGTTCTTTAGACATAAACCCTGAATCGAAATCGTTTACCATTTCATACTGAACAAAACTAGAGTATAGGACATCAGTACATGAAAAGTCTTGCAATTGCCGGACATCACATGCAACTTTACTCGCATCTCGTCCATAAAATGATCATTGCCTCCCGAACCTTCAACTCTTATCTTCaattgtgtggttatatatatTACTGGCCATTCATGGGCACGTTGCACAATTGTCAGTCGCTACCGTGCATAGTCAGCACGGTAGTAACTGACATTTCTTGTAATTGTCCCGCTACCGTGCACAGTTAGCACGGCTGTGCGCGGTAGCAGCGATTTATAAAAGTTCTTTCTTGCCGTGTCCAGTCAGCACGACAGTTATAGTTTTGTTTGTCAAACATAtatttaattgatttttgttttagggtATGTTCCGAGAAATTAGCCCATACGAGCTTGGCTTGGGAAAATGTCATCAAATATAAATGTTTCTAAGATTTCAGTCAAATAACTTCTATGGAGGTATTTCTGACAAGCTCTGCCTACTCTCCAATCTTCAAGCGCTGAACCTGGCACATAATAACTTAACAGGATATATTCCTCATTGTTTTAACAACTTCTCAATGATGGTATCAAGTGAACATGTATTTCTCAAACGAAAAAATTGAAATGACttagaattttaattcataaaatttTGATTCTAATTCAATTCTAATTCTATTGAAGCAAACGCACCCTCAGTGTGAAATGCAAGCACTAAAACTAGAAAGCAGTTTTCCAGTCAAAGTTGTCATGCTGATGGGTTAACCTGATTCGTTTAGCAGGTGGATATATCTATACGTAGACCTAGCTAGTGAGTTTGCGAGCTGAATGGTCTAGGCGGCCAGAGTACAACATGAATTAGTAAATAAAGTAAATGATTATATATTTGGAGTTTTTTTATTGGTCAATGATCAATTGTTAAGTTGTGTAGTAGTTGGTCCTTGACCACGATAAAACTTGTGGCGGTCTGTTGGAATCATGACAGAGGGGGTGGGACCTTAAAAGCAGGAGaagatataatatttaaattaagATCCGTAATTGATTTTTTACATTGGGTGAAACCAACGATAAGGATTCAAAACAATAATTGAAAAGGATTTTGACTTTCGTGGCCAAACTAGATATGTTCGACAACGGGTACTCTGATTGTTGTCAATTTTGTTTATCTACAAAGGCTACGTTTCTGAGTTTCTCCACATATCAATCCAACTCTGTCACAGATCAAGAATATTTGCAGAgttcttcaaaatttcagccatgCACTTTCATAAGCAAATTCAATGGCAAATCCTCTTAGCATATATGATCATTATTAGCTTCACAATTTTTTTGGTCAGAAGTACTCCTCCAGAAGATCACATAAGATGTTCATCCGGCAACACAAATTGCACCATCACAAATTCTTACGCTACATTCCCAGATCGAAGCATATGTCATGCAGTCGATGTTGTTTATCCAACGACAGAAGAAGAGCTGATTTCGATTGTAGCAAATGCAACTTTTCTGcggagaaaaatgaaagtagcaACCTCAACATCACACAGTATACCTAAACTTATATGCCCTGAGGGAGAAAATGGCCTGATTATTAGCACCAAGGACCTCAACCGGACCCTGAATATCGACAAATCAGCCATGACCATAACAGTTGAGCCTGGAATGTTACTAAGGCAGCTGATCAATGAAAGTGCCATGGCTGGATTAGCTATACCTTATGTCCCCTATTGGTGGGGTGTAACTGTCGGTGGAATTTTGGGCACGGGTGCCCATGGAAGCTCACTGTGGGGTGAATCGGGTAGTGCAGTTCATGATTTTGTGATTCAACTTCGGATTGTAACACCTGTAGGTCCTGATGAAGGTTATGCAAAAGTTCGAACGCTGCAAAATGGTGACCCTGAGCTTGATGCTGCTAGAGTATCCCTTGGTGTTCTTGGAGTGATTTCCCAGGTACCTTCTGAAGTTGATTATATACTCCAATGCATATTTCAGATCCATATTCTTCAGTTgccccattttctttttctaaggAAAGAACAGAATGACCTTTGATCCAAGCGATAAGAGTACAAGACTAACAAAAAGATATAACATGGCAGGTGACTCTTCAACTGCAACCAATGTTTAAGAGGTCCATCACCCTTCTAGAGAAAAATGATTCAGACTTAGCAGATCAAGTGTCCACCTTCGGCAGACAACACGAATTTGCAGATTTAACGTGGTACCCAAGTCAAAGCAAGGTTGTCTATCGTATTGATGATAGAGTCTCCTCAGGCACTCCTGGAAATGGTGTTTATGATTTTGCGGCTTTCCGGTCTGCCCCTTCACAATATCTTGCCATGGCAAGAAGCTTAGGTTGGTTTTAAGATTAATCATTTGACTAGCCCATGTGAAacctattttatttttcaattaatgtAAACTACAATGGATCTGTTAttgctttctttttgttattttaacaGAGGAAAGTCAAGAATCCAGGGGTACAAGTGTTGGTGGGGAATGCGTAACTGGGTCAGCTTGCACATCCCCAATGGAGATGGCTGCATATGGATTGACTAGAAATGGTAAGCATATTCTTATTAGCATTACTAACATTATTGTTTAATCAGCAATAATAATCTGATTGTAAGACCATATTATTAACTGTTGGTTTCTTTGTTGTTGAATAGGAGAGAGTCAAGAATCCACAAGTGATGTTGTAGGGAAATGTGTAACAGCAGCACAAACTCTATCCCAACTGGCAGTGGCAGCATATGGGTTGACTAATGATGGTATTTCTTCCCAATCCTATCTTTAGCTTTTATTCCATTCAAGTCACATAATTCCTCCAATCCctcaaataacaaaagaaaaattattgcATACGCTTTATCTATATATACCAGTAAAAGAGTAATGTTTGATCTtgtttgctttttgtttttctaaattttcagcAAAATAGTAGTATTTGACATGGTAGAATATATAGCTAGAGTTGGAAAGAACTAGTGATATTTCCTTGGACTGTGATATTTCACCTACTCTTCTAATTTAAATCTATCGTATTGTTATAATTAAAGGATATAAATGACTCTAAAGGTCCCCATACTTTTTAAAAGATTTTATTTAGCCAATAAACAATAAAGGACGGTCAAGTCATCTAACTTTATATACGAAATAATTTGTTTCCCTGGGTGTGTGGGTCAACTGCAAATGTATTATCCTGTAATTCAACAAACGCCTTAAAGATTGTTTGTACAAAATATTCCAAAGCAAGTAACTTTTTAGATTGAATATTATTGGAACATTATCAAACTATATGATCATTATCGTCCACAGTTTAGAAAATGTAATACCTAGTATAAACATGATGCATCAAATTATAGCTTGCCGTTAAATTAAGGACTAAAATTTAGCTAAGAAAAATTGACTATACCAAGAGAATAAAATCAAGAGCCAAAGATAGGGATTATAGAAAGATATGAGAACAACATAAACCAAGACTGGTCTTGATACAGGTATGGCTTTCAATGGCTACCCTGTGGTAGGCTATAACAATCAGCTTCAATCATCTGGTACATGCCTAGACAGCCTAGAAGATGCATTGGCAACATCATGCCCTTGGGACCCTAGAATTAAGGGCTTATACTTCTTCTATACTGCAATCAGCATCAGCTTGTCCAAGACTAAGGACTTCATTGAAGATGTGAAGAAACTTGTTGCTTTGCAACCTGAGGCTTTCTGTGGCCTAGACCTCTATATTGGTATCCTCATGAGATATGTCACTGCTTCAACTGCTTACTTGGGTAAAGATGAAGATGTTGTAGAATTCGACATGATTTACTATAGAAGTAAGGATCCAATGTCCCCAAGAATCTATCAAGACATCCTtgaagagatagagcaactagcatTATTCAAATATGGAGGGTTGCCACATtgggggaaaaacaaaaatatggCTTTTATCGGGGCAATCAAGAAGTATAAGAGTGCTAGTGAGTTTTTGAAAGTAAAAAGGTTGTATGATCCTTTAGGGTTGTTTTCCAATGAATGGACAGACCAAATTCTTGAAGTGAAAGATGGGATTAGTATAGTGAAGGAAAATTGTGCCTTAGAAGGATTATGCATATGCTCGGAAGATGTTCATTGTGCCCCACAAAAGGGATACTTTTGTCGACCAGGAAAAGTTTATCAAGAAGCTAGGGTTTGTGTTCATTTGTCATATGAAGATGGGTATGACTGGTCTtagaaatattaaattattcttcAAGGAAATTATGTTGTAATTTGCTCCCTTAAGTGGACAATTGGATTTCATCCGTCTACACGTCCCTAATTGAGTCTATTCAGTCTCTCACTATGTACAATTTTCTTTGTAGTAAACTTGTCATAAGTCAGTTTACATTAAGTATACAGATATTAAGCTCAAaaagttcttttttctttaagcCCAGATCCAACAGTTCAGTAAAATTACTTATCTTTGTATAAGTTATTACAATTCATGGATCTTCAATTCTATGCCACTCCTTGTCCAATCTTTTGTAATGTTGTCATGTGTTATTCAGAAATATCCTATttaattcctttttttcctttaagtTTTAGTAACTACTATAAGGTTAAAAACTCAAAtacaccatatatatatataaaaaagaaaaataaaaatacaacaaAATTTGTGACTACATAATTTTGTTATAATTTACATTTTATctattgcattttgtttttaatCTTGCCAATAGTCATGGGAAATTTAGAAAAAAGTTGAATTAAAATGGGATATTTATAAAGGACTCACAGCAACAAAATAGAATGTTGAACAAAAAGTGGTATAGGAAGTACAATAAAAGTTTACGGATTGCCACGTGTAATGCTAATTTCAGAACTTAAGAACAATTAATGACGAAATGGTCACGGATTTACGGATTAAATTGTTTAGTGGccaattattgacaaaaaatagtttgatggccaaaacatgatctCGCCAATAGTTTAATGGCCGCTGAGGTTTTTTGCCCTTTAAAATAATAGATCCAAATTCTACAAGGATTATGTCCTTTCAGCTTTACTCAATCTTCAATCTCTATATGGAAGAAAAACAATAAAACGAAAAAGTTCTCACTAATAATTTAGCATTAGATGAAAATAAGCTCGAAACTTATTTTCTTATTCGTATGAACATCAACATTCTCAAAATGTATCCATCGACTGGATGACTAATAAAGATTAAGATCCGAAAAACAAAATGTCTTGTGGCGGAAAATCTGCAATATACGTGTGATTGTATCCTTCCAGGTATGATTTTCAATGGCTACCCTGTGGTAGGCTATAACAATCATCTTCAATTAGACGCGACAAAATGGGTGATTCATGGGGATTTGTATGGGTTATAATTGGATAATGGATATAATTGGGCCAATTCATTTATCCTATTTAATAAATGAGTTCAAATGAATTAATCTATTTATGCCCATTTAAGAAATAAGTATAAGAGTattcaattactcatttatAACTCGCTTGAAATTCTacttattttttaatttctttgcatgttgtttgacaagaaataatagattttatttttattagattggtacaaaattcaaatttatctgCTTAACACCTACTAAAAATTgtatttaaatatataatttttttaaaataagtaTAAATAGGCTGATCGAATCAACTCATTACCCACTAATGAAATGAGTTTAATTAGATATTCATTTAAATCCATTCAAAATTCATTGCCCATCCAATTATTAGCCATCGGATTTAAATGAGTCAACATAATTAGGTTATAATTCACACCTATGCCTTCAATCATGTGGCACATTCCCAGATACCCAGAAAATGAATTGCCAACATCATGCCCTTCGGACCCCAGATTTATGGGCATATGCTGCTTCGATACTGCAACCAGCATCAGCTTGTCCAAGATTAGGGACTTAATTGAAGatgtgaagaaacttgttcCTTTGCAACCTGAGGCTTTCTGTGGATTAGACCGCTACAATGGTATCCTTGTGAGATATATCACTACTTCAACTGCTTATTTGGGTAAAGATGAAGATATTATAGAATTCGATATGCTTTACTATAGAAGTAAGGATCCAATGCCCCCAAGAATCTATCAAGAGATTCTTGAAGACATTGATCAAATAGCATTGCTTAAATGTGCAAGGTTGCCACATTGAGGGAAAAGCAAAATTATGACTTTCTTGGGGCAATCAAGAAATATAAGTGTGCTAGTGAGTTTTTGATGGTAAAATAGTTGTATGGTCCATTAGGAAAGATGGGATCAGTATAGTGAAGGATCTTCTATTCAGGTGGTTTATCTTTGTATTAATTATTAAATTTAGTTGTTCTTCTATTCTATCACACTTTCTGTCCCATCTTTTAATATGTTTTCAAGTGTTATtcataaattttcattttaattatTCTTTTCTTAAGTTTCAGACTTCCCATAACTACTACgagtgagaaaaaaaaacacaatagaTCAAAAAACAACATACAACAAAAAATTAACAAATGTAACAGAAATGGTTATGTGATTttgttatattttaattttttagtctattgtatatatttttttaatgttttcaaTATTTATGGGAACCTTTAAAAAATTGAGTAAAAATAGAATATTTATGAAGGAGTTATGACAACATAATAGAATGAAGGTCATAAAAGATccacaaattttgtttttttttttttttttttttttttttttttttgtaactagCATGATTTGCTATTGCATCTTGAAGCCGCTTGCTTAATATTTTACATTTCTAGATGAGATGTGCACTAGTGCAGCGATCAAGTATTTTGTATGAGTTACCCTTGAAGCCCTTCAACTGTTGctgaatgtgatatatactcgcataatttctcattttctaCTTGTTAGTCCTTAACTATTTGATCTTCAATTCATTCAGTATGGAAGTTTCTTAAACACGAATAGGTCCTTTTatcgaaaaaaaaattagtattaAATTGCTCTACCATGCTTGATTAGTTTTTAGATTTACTATACAAATATATGACAATCGTAATATATTTTGTCTATTTAAGAAAATTCATTTAGCAACTGTGCTTActgaaacaaacaaaattataaAGATTAAGTATTGGTTGGCCATTACAAATTTAACTTACATTTTTTTGGCAAAACCCAAATTAAACAGAAAAAGATTCACCAACCCCCTAAGTATGGAGCTTTTGGTCCATTTTAAACGATGGTGAATGTGTCAATTGCGTCCAACATGTAAAGAAACTTTTTAGTATTCTTGAACTTATTCAATTGGCTATGGGAAAATTGTTTGTCGCTAAAAGTGGCTTTTCATAAAATATATACTTTTTGGATTACTGGAACCTACCGGCGCTATCAGAAGAAATTGACCGGAAGCTAAGACTCTGGAGATTACACGCTTCAAAGGTCCTACTTAATTGGAACATATGGAGGGTAACGCCACACAAGTTGAATTAATTAATAAGGGCATGTCActttttcataaaaatatatatttttttttaaattctgttGCAGATATAAGAACAATATTAATGAACGGTTTGTAAGAATCTCGACTTGTAATTTTAGAAGTATATCCTCATTTGTGATGGTGACCAAAGCTCACCTAAATTACTTAttaccaataaataaataaatacgtAGGCTTCACGTTCGAGATATTCCCATTTCAAATTTGGACAATTGATGATATTAGTGGTCAGCGGTGATGTAACATCATCATGTTTTGATATACCGTAAATGGTGGTAAATGTTTACATTAGTACGCTAGGAGGCCGGCCCTGACCAAAACTTTTGAAGCCCCCTTTTTTGAGATGCCATAAATTCGAAAACGGTTGATGGAAAATggaactgttttttttttcctttctttctattGATACAAAAGACTTTGGCAAAAGGGGAGCCTAAATTCAGATGCCACAGGCCTAGAGGAGATTATATGGCGATTTATATGATTCGCCTACCAACAAGAGACTATTAGCATACACCAGGAATCATATTTAACTTCAACAATTGATTCCAATTGTTTATAAGTAATTACTTACTTTGAACAATTGGTTTTGGGGATTGAATTTGAGCACATCCGAAAATCTTTCATTGTCGAACTTGGTGGCTGATCAGATTAAGAtcacaccaaaaacaaaaaaattcttttGCAAGTCTACAAGCCATTATAGCCCTCTAGCAATGAAACTCGATAAAATGATGGATATGCTTAAAACGTTGTTGATAGTGCTTAAAAAAACCAGCATCAGTTCGACTTTATGAAGGGTACCACCTTAATTAAGGTCACACACGATTGGATCGTGGTTAATGTATAGGGACAACTGTAATTGTGCTCACCTATCCAAAACAACCCACCGGAGATTATGGTTTACGAAAGTCTTAACAATTGCAATGGACATTTGGGAGTAAGTTAGTAACAGCATGGAATGTGACTACACCCCACCACAACATCATCCGTTGGGTTTAATATGTTCACAAAATTTGTTGAAACAAGTACTGCTTCCGTCccaatttaagatttttttttttcatctgtcTCAAATTATAGTTCATTTTCAATTGAAGATTATAGCTAACATTAAATTGCTCTAAAATATCTTTATTTAATGCAGGTTATTATTGAATATAACCTAACTATTTAATATAAAACTAATTAGTCATACTTCATTTAATGTAaggatattttaaaaaaatagtaaactaaatttatttt
Encoded proteins:
- the LOC113715536 gene encoding probable L-gulonolactone oxidase 6 translates to MHFHKQIQWQILLAYMIIISFTIFLVRSTPPEDHIRCSSGNTNCTITNSYATFPDRSICHAVDVVYPTTEEELISIVANATFLRRKMKVATSTSHSIPKLICPEGENGLIISTKDLNRTLNIDKSAMTITVEPGMLLRQLINESAMAGLAIPYVPYWWGVTVGGILGTGAHGSSLWGESGSAVHDFVIQLRIVTPVGPDEGYAKVRTLQNGDPELDAARVSLGVLGVISQVTLQLQPMFKRSITLLEKNDSDLADQVSTFGRQHEFADLTWYPSQSKVVYRIDDRVSSGTPGNGVYDFAAFRSAPSQYLAMARSLEESQESRGTSVGGECVTGSACTSPMEMAAYGLTRNGESQESTSDVVGKCVTAAQTLSQLAVAAYGLTNDGMAFNGYPVVGYNNQLQSSGTCLDSLEDALATSCPWDPRIKGLYFFYTAISISLSKTKDFIEDVKKLVALQPEAFCGLDLYIGILMRYVTASTAYLGKDEDVVEFDMIYYRSKDPMSPRIYQDILEEIEQLALFKYGGLPHWGKNKNMAFIGAIKKYKSASEFLKVKRLYDPLGLFSNEWTDQILEVKDGISIVKENCALEGLCICSEDVHCAPQKGYFCRPGKVYQEARVCVHLSYEDGYDWS
- the LOC113716107 gene encoding probable truncated L-gulonolactone oxidase 7, mitochondrial, with the protein product MPSIMWHIPRYPENELPTSCPSDPRFMGICCFDTATSISLSKIRDLIEDVKKLVPLQPEAFCGLDRYNGILVRYITTSTAYLGKDEDIIEFDMLYYRSKDPMPPRIYQEILEDIDQIALLKCARLPH